In Fusarium oxysporum Fo47 chromosome IX, complete sequence, the following proteins share a genomic window:
- a CDS encoding ubiquitin-conjugating enzyme/RWD-like protein, whose product MSKRITKEFAEISQNPPEGFTVSLPPDESIYTWHVTLTAPESSPYYPGKFGIVLTLPTGYPFKPPVVKFVTRIYHPNVTNDGQGNICLGLLKPDAWKPSTQLRAVLEGLRNLLEEPQIDSPLEERIAQEYQNNRAEFNKTAKKQVEQYAMGSPDFPPVA is encoded by the exons ATGTCCAAGCGTATCACAAAG GAATTCGCTGAGATTTCTCAAAACCCGCCTGAGGGTTTCACCGTTTCCCTCCCACCTGATGAGTCCATCTACACCTGGCATGTAACGCTCACGGCACCTGAGTCATCTCCCTACTACCCAGGCAAATTCGGAATCGTCCTGACCCTGCCAACTGGGTACCCCTTCAAGCCGCCTGTCGTCAAGTTCGTCACTCGGATCTATCACCCCAACGTCACAAACGACGGCCAAGGCAACATCtgccttggcctcctcaaGCCCGATGCTTGGAAACCTAGCACGCAGCTCCGCGCCGTTCTCGAGGGCCTTCGTAATCTCCTAGAGGAGCCCCAGATCGACAGCCCTCTTGAGGAGCGCATTGCTCAAGAGTATCAGAACAACCGTGCCGAGTTTAATAAAACCGCCAAGAAACAAGTTGAGCAGTATGCAATGGGTTCACCTGATTTCCCTCCAGTTGCCTAG
- a CDS encoding Chs5p-Arf1p-binding proteins-domain-containing protein gives MVAPAVPEITEEILHESIDARTESLSGLRELGPPDLVHLLKHAVRNPAKQTGVYHHVTGVDASSSASLAAYINTLTYKESGPNATNKIVEGVYCCYNAFSRLDMRVHVSIPGTVESYCVDERGEKRKASEELWLETYLCSVLRAYSYADDGSGDTIRKIMGVRRFNPVTNTETEHRFLHAAEQLFFRGWQLGSDSVVQVPTNVSNHLTTGLLKYLETTGRYASGINLFEKLRTQSVEVSSLLAKVMFMGHEEVAGVRTLHQSLQETPMDYVMLDTQAEFLLHKAKSAPTPELRDERLKMSLGCADRATVAAPTEFSTWARLAQVYVAMEDWDNALTILNSCPMFTYQDKDTPLMPEPKEVHLPTLPETRLDEIDSEPESRYSEQVDPSLLNLRAASYRGTFKKAYDILTEMTAKIGWDQLLKIRSNVFVMEDEYRTEKQEATQPASSAKRTPSTDGLRGTPDQTVNQDDETEDEEAEKLDEATSKAEEASEEVPATNGTSEQDKIEKPSNVIDPGEAKADSETTKNDEHLSKLNTKRLCERWLDSLFMVLYEDLRVYTIWRTQMAQYRAQQMQYKKSAEEWEILGSLAERLQHVDEAVEAYRACLSIRFSPKALAGILRVFEKTKSTRETVASVIRLVTWQYRWYSEFSPELLHTIRTLIEDEGAVKVRSIIQATSLPQNVLDLTHHYAALCATFRSSGTDG, from the exons ATGGTCGCGCCAGCGGTCCCTGA AATCACCGAGGAGATCCTCCACGAGTCGATCGATGCACGAACCGAATCCCTCTCTGGTCTAAGAGAACTTGGTCCTCCCGATcttgttcatcttctcaagcaTGCCGTGCGAAACCCAGCTAAACAG ACTGGCGTTTATCACCATGTTACCGGCGTCGATGCATCCTCTTCTGCGAGTCTAGCAGCATATATTAATACCCTAACCTACAAAGAATCTGGGCCAAATGCGACAAACAAGATTGTCGAGGGTGTCTACTG CTGCTACAATGCCTTCTCGCGACTCGACATGCGCGTACACGTATCGATCCCCGGAACCGTAGAAAGCTACTGCGTTGACGAACGAGGCGAGAAGAGGAAAGCATCGGAGGAGCTTTGGCTGGAGACTTATCTGTGCAGTGTTCTTCGAGCTTACTCATACGCAGACGATGGCAGCGGCGATACCATTCGAAAGATCATGGGTGTTCGAAGATTCAATCCTGTTACAAACACTGAAACCGAGCATCGTTTCCTCCATGCCGCAGAACAGCTCTTCTTTAGGG GATGGCAGCTGGGTTCCGATTCTGTGGTTCAGGTGCCTACCAACGTGTCGAATCACCTAACTACGGGTCTGCTCAAGTACCTCGAGACAACCGGACGATATGCCTCTGGAATCAACTTGTTTGAGAAACTTCGAACGCAAAGCGTTGAGGTATCATCTCTACTGGCAAAGGTCATGTTCATGGGCCATGAGGAGGTTGCTGGTGTCCGAACGCTTCACCAGTCCTTGCAAGAGACTCCTATGGACTATGTCATGCTCGACACTCAAGCTGAATTCCTGTTGCACAAGGCCAAGAGTGCCCCTACGCCTGAGCTTAGAGACGAAAGACTCAAGATGTCTCTTGGCTGTGCGGATCGCGCTACTGTCGCTGCCCCAACCGAGTTCAGCACCTGGGCGAGACTGGCTCAAGTCTACGTAGCTATGGAGGATTGGGACAATGCGCTCACCATTCTCAACTCATGCCCTATGTTCACTTACCAAGACAAGGACACGCCTCTGATGCCAGAACCAAAGGAGGTTCACTTGCCAACCCTCCCCGAAACTCGCCTTGACGAGATTGACAGCGAGCCTGAATCACGATACTCAGAACAGGTCGACCCTAGCTTGCTCAACCTGCGCGCAGCATCCTACAGGGGCACTTTTAAGAAGGCGTATGACATTCTGACCGAGATGACGGCCAAGATTGGCTGGGATCAGTTGCTGAAGATCAGGAGTAATGTATTTGTGATGGAGGATGAGTATCGCACAGAGAAGCAAGAGGCTACTCAGCCAGCCTCTTCAGCGAAGAGAACTCCTAGCACAGATGGTCTACGGGGCACACCTGATCAGACCGTCAaccaagatgatgagaccgaggatgaagaggcagagaagcttgatgaggccaCTTCCAAAGCTGAGGAAGCCAGCGAGGAAGTCCCTGCCACCAACGGTACTAGCGAACAGGATAAGATCGAGAAGCCTTCTAATGTTATCGATCCAGGCGAGGCAAAGGCGGACAGTGAG ACAACCAAGAATGACGAGCATCTGtccaagctcaacaccaagcgtCTTTGTGAGCGCTGGCTAGACAGCCTCTTCATGGTGCTCTACGAAGACCTGCGTGTCTACACAATCTGGCGTACCCAGATGGCTCAGTACCGTGCCCAGCAGATGCAGTACAAGAAGTCGGCAGAGGAGTGGGAGATCCTTGGTTCTCTCGCCGAGCGTCTTCAGCACGTCGACGAAGCTGTCGAGGCGTATCGCGCATGCCTATCAATCCGATTCAGCCCCAAGGCCCTCGCGGGCATCCTACGTGTCTTTGAAAAGACCAAGAGCACAAGAGAGACGGTGGCATCCGTCATCCGACTAGTGACATGGCAGTACCGATGGTACAGCGAGTTCAGCCCTGAGCTGCTGCACACGATACGGACTCTTATCGAGGACGAGGGAGCAGTGAAGGTCCGAAGCATCATTCAAGCTACTAGCTTGCCGCAGAATGTGCTGGATCTCACACATCACTATGCTGCGCTGTGCGCAACATTCAGGAGCAGTGGTACCGACGGTTAG
- a CDS encoding P-loop containing nucleoside triphosphate hydrolase protein, producing MFGAKRRKVAHDAPKKKKPVVAEKPARAEPEPSDDEQSEEESATLEEPSAEEAVEDAPKKTFKDLGIVDALCEACEKLNYKYPTPIQEKSIPVALEGRDIIGLAETGSGKTAAFALPVLQALLDKPQPLFGLVLAPTRELATQIGQAFEALGSLISLRCAVIVGGLDMVPQAIALGKKPHIIVATPGRLVDHLEKTKGFSLRTLKYLIMDEADRLLDMDFGPSIDKILKFIPRERRTYLFSATISSKIESLQRASLRDPVRVSISSNKYQTVSTLLQHYIFIPHVRKDVYLIYLINEHVGKSTIIFTRTVWETQRISILLRTLGFGAIPLHGQLSQTSRLGALNKFRSGTRDILVATDVAARGLDIPSVDVVLNYDLPQDSKTYIHRVGRTARAGKSGIAISVVTQYDVEIFTRIEAALGKKLTEYPTEKEEVFTFQTRVEEAQRHARVEMKSFTEERGKKGSTLKGGRKKGGKRGRDDMDKEEG from the exons ATGTTCGGCGCAAAACGAAGAAAGGTCGCGCACGATgcgcccaagaagaagaaaccggTCGTTGCGGAGAAACCTGCTCGagctgagcctgagccttcTGATGACGAGCAATCTGAGGAAGAGTCCGCTACTCTAGAGGAGCCTTCTGCTGAGGAAGCAGTTGAGGATGCCCCCAAGAAAACCTTCAAGGATCTC GGTATTGTCGACGCTCTCTGCGAAGCTTGCGAAAAGCTCAACTACAAGTACCCCACGCCCATCCAAGAAAAGTCCATCCCCGTCGCTCTCGAAGGCCGTGACATTATCGGTCTCGCCGAAACAGGTAGTGGAAAGACAGCTGCCTTTGCTCTTCCCGTCCTCCAGGCTCTTCTCGACAAGCCTCAGCCTCTGTTCGGTCTCGTCCTCGCCCCAACTCGTGAATTGGCAACCCAGATCGGCCAAGCCTTCGAAGCTCTCGGATCGCTCATTTCTCTACGATGCGCTGTGATTGTCGGTGGTCTTGATATGGTACCCCAGGCCATTGCTCTCGGAAAGAAGCCTCATATTATTGTTGCGACACCTGGTCGTCTTGTGGACCATCTTGAGAAGACCAAGGGCTTTTCGCTACGAACCCTCAAGTACTTGATCATGGACGAGGCCGATCGACTTCTGGATATGGACTTTGGACCTAGTATCGACAAGATTCTCAAGTTCATTCCCCGCGAGCGACGCACTTATCTTTTCTCTGCGACAATTAGCTCCAAGATTGAGAGTCTTCAGCGTGCCAGTTTGAGAGATCCCGTTCGTGTGAGCATCAGCTCCAACAAGTACCAGACCGTCTCGACTCTGCTCCAGCACTACATCTTTATTCCTCATGTCCGCAAGGACGTTTATCTTATCTACTTGATTAACGAGCATGTTGGAAAGTCCACAATCATCTTCACTCGAACAGTCTGGGAGACACAGCGTATTTCTATCCTGCTAAGGACCCTTGGATTTGGCGCCATTCCTCTGCACGGCCAGCTCTCTCAAACTTCCCGTCTAGGCGCCCTTAACAAGTTCCGCTCCGGCACACGAGATATTCTTGTTGCTACCGATGTCGCCGCCCGTGGTCTGGATATTCCCTCGGTCGACGTTGTTCTCAACTACGATCTCCCCCAGGATAGCAAGACATACATTCACAGAGTCGGACGAACAGCCCGTGCTGGAAAGTCTGGTATCGCCATCAGCGTGGTGACACAGTACGATGTCGAGATCTTCACGCGAATCGAGGCTGCCCTCGGCAAGAAGCTCACTGAGTATCCcaccgagaaggaagaggtcTTCACTTTCCAGACCCGAGTTGAGGAAGCCCAACGCCACGCCAGAGTCGAGATGAAGTCCTTCACCGAAGAGAGAGGCAAAAAGGGCAGCACATTGAAAGGCGGACGCAAGAAGGGCGGCAAGCGGGGGAGAGACGACATGGACAAGGAGGAGGGTTAA